In Hahella sp. KA22, one genomic interval encodes:
- a CDS encoding ABC transporter substrate-binding protein — translation MHKLAYVLFMAILTVATTLPSSHAVATDVYVHPKIDLRFHDVLELLKSALEATTEEYGPYELRATKADLIESRTLSETEKNRLVNIAWSSTSIEKEARLRAIRIPLRKGILGYRISLVTDKGQKKLRDVESLDALRALKVGQGEDWGDVAVYKHNKVKVLGVFQYNDLFTKLARNRYDLFPRGINEAFDELTAHQKDYPNLKIEEDILLYYPWPYYFFMSKDNERLAQRVEDGLNKLIADGSFDKIFQRRFGDDIARAHIRQRRIIYLDNPMLPADTPLQRKELWFKPEDA, via the coding sequence ATGCACAAGCTCGCTTACGTCTTGTTTATGGCGATATTAACCGTCGCCACCACCTTACCGTCTTCACACGCCGTCGCCACGGATGTGTATGTTCACCCTAAAATCGACTTACGGTTTCACGATGTGCTGGAACTGCTAAAGTCCGCGCTGGAAGCCACTACGGAGGAATATGGCCCTTATGAATTACGCGCCACCAAGGCGGACCTGATCGAATCCAGAACGCTGTCGGAGACGGAAAAGAACCGTTTGGTCAACATCGCCTGGAGCTCCACCAGCATCGAAAAGGAAGCTCGTCTGCGCGCCATACGTATTCCGTTACGCAAAGGCATTCTCGGTTATCGCATCAGTCTGGTGACGGATAAAGGGCAGAAGAAACTGCGCGATGTAGAGTCACTGGATGCGCTACGGGCTCTGAAAGTCGGGCAAGGAGAGGACTGGGGAGATGTCGCCGTTTACAAACACAACAAGGTAAAAGTGCTGGGCGTGTTTCAATACAATGATTTATTTACCAAATTGGCGCGCAACCGTTACGACTTATTTCCCAGAGGCATCAACGAAGCCTTTGACGAACTGACGGCCCATCAAAAAGATTACCCTAATCTGAAAATAGAAGAAGACATTCTGCTGTATTATCCCTGGCCCTATTACTTCTTTATGTCAAAGGACAACGAGCGTCTGGCGCAACGAGTGGAAGACGGCCTCAATAAATTAATCGCCGACGGCAGCTTCGATAAAATTTTCCAGCGTCGTTTTGGCGACGACATCGCCCGCGCCCATATCAGACAACGCCGCATCATCTATCTCGACAACCCCATGCTGCCGGCGGACACGCCTCTGCAAAGGAAAGAGCTTTGGTTCAAGCCGGAAGACGCCTGA
- a CDS encoding AraC family transcriptional regulator produces MTVSSPLKVSRLAAEADQSRDLHTHSDGQLYWLEQGAILCRSDRYHWLTAPRQLSWIPPGCQHGARPLSMVRGTLLLLREDLASALPQEPVTLEPHRLLEATLLRLIELCTESDWLERHEHLLQVFLYEAREATPLRQRLPMPYDTRLLRMANTLWRAPESNPGLDALALEFGFSRRTLTRKFMQETGMSLSQWTQHAKLLRALELLAANESVSSAAFAVGYQSVSTFCAVFKQVFGMSPGDYKRRFLSREK; encoded by the coding sequence ATGACTGTATCTTCGCCGTTGAAAGTGTCGCGTCTGGCTGCCGAGGCGGATCAATCCCGCGATCTGCATACCCATTCCGATGGGCAGTTGTATTGGTTGGAGCAGGGCGCGATTCTCTGTCGCAGCGATCGCTATCACTGGCTGACCGCTCCTCGACAACTGAGCTGGATTCCCCCAGGTTGTCAGCATGGCGCCCGGCCTCTATCGATGGTGAGAGGGACGCTGCTGCTTCTGCGGGAGGATCTGGCGTCCGCCTTGCCGCAAGAGCCAGTGACCCTGGAGCCGCATCGATTGCTGGAAGCGACGCTGCTCAGACTGATTGAGTTGTGTACTGAATCAGACTGGCTGGAGCGGCATGAGCACTTATTACAGGTGTTTCTGTATGAGGCGAGAGAGGCGACGCCTTTACGGCAACGACTGCCAATGCCTTATGACACCAGGCTGCTGCGCATGGCGAATACGCTGTGGCGGGCTCCCGAAAGCAATCCTGGTCTGGACGCACTGGCGCTGGAATTTGGTTTCAGCCGGCGTACTTTGACCCGTAAATTCATGCAGGAAACCGGCATGTCGCTTAGTCAATGGACGCAACACGCCAAACTCCTGCGCGCCCTGGAACTACTGGCGGCGAATGAGTCCGTCAGCAGTGCGGCGTTTGCGGTGGGCTATCAAAGCGTCAGCACCTTCTGCGCGGTGTTCAAGCAGGTGTTCGGCATGTCGCCAGGGGACTACAAACGGCGCTTTCTGAGTCGTGAGAAATAA